A genomic window from Elaeis guineensis isolate ETL-2024a chromosome 3, EG11, whole genome shotgun sequence includes:
- the LOC140856043 gene encoding EPIDERMAL PATTERNING FACTOR-like protein 5 — protein MGVLRHTSHCLSVAFALFFVATALGSSRLVVEVVPEGEEARTRHHLEQWEQAAAAAAAALARLRGVGPGSSPPTCRGRCGRCFPCRPVHVAIQPGRSMPTEYYPEAWRCKCGHNLFMP, from the exons ATGGGCGTTCTGCGCCACACGAGTCACTGTCTGTCCGTCGCATTCGCGCTCTTCTTCGTCGCCACAGCTCTCG GGAGCAGCAGATTGGTGGTGGAAGTGGttccggagggggaggaggcgaGAACAAGGCATCATTTGGAGCAGTGGGAgcaggcggcggcggcggcggctgcGGCGTTGGCGCGGCTGCGGGGGGTGGGGCCGGGGTCGTCACCGCCGACGTGCCGTGGACGGTGCGGGCGGTGCTTCCCGTGCCGGCCGGTGCACGTGGCGATCCAGCCGGGGCGGAGCATGCCCACGGAGTACTACCCGGAGGCCTGGCGATGCAAGTGTGGGCATAACCTCTTCATGCCCTGA